A single window of Agromyces aureus DNA harbors:
- a CDS encoding extracellular solute-binding protein: MNRRRIGRVTAISAAAALAIGALAGCSAGDGDGGDGAVTLTFWHNSTTGDGKAYWEATAADFEAEHPDVKIEIQAIQNEEMDGKLQTALNSGDAPDIFMARGGGKLAAVVEAGQAQDLSSALSDDTKAALGDGALSAFTVDGKLYGVPSSVLPGGIYYSKDLFEQAGITATPTTFDELGDAVDKLKAAGIDPIALGAKDAWPAAHWFYFFALRECSQDVFAGLTDDPSFTDDCWLRAGEDLADFAGTEPFNQGFLTTTAQQGAGSSAGLVANHKAAMELMGAWDPGVIASLTPDEKPLADLGWFPFPAVDGGDGESGAMMGGVDGFSCYVDAPKECGEFLEFASQKQYQEGYANAFVTLPANKDAQSVVTDPALQEVLAAVNEAPYVSVWLDTLLGQNVGNALNVGVVDLLAGKGSPQGIVDAVDEAIQKG; this comes from the coding sequence ATGAACAGACGACGCATCGGCCGGGTCACCGCCATCAGCGCCGCAGCAGCACTCGCCATCGGCGCCCTGGCCGGATGCAGCGCCGGCGACGGCGACGGCGGAGACGGAGCGGTCACCCTGACCTTCTGGCACAACTCCACGACCGGCGACGGCAAGGCCTACTGGGAGGCCACGGCCGCCGACTTCGAGGCCGAGCACCCCGACGTGAAGATCGAGATCCAGGCGATCCAGAACGAGGAGATGGACGGCAAGCTCCAGACCGCCCTGAACTCCGGCGACGCCCCCGACATCTTCATGGCGCGCGGCGGCGGCAAGCTCGCGGCCGTCGTCGAGGCCGGTCAGGCCCAGGACCTCTCCTCGGCGCTCTCCGACGACACGAAGGCCGCGCTCGGCGACGGCGCGCTCTCGGCGTTTACGGTCGACGGCAAGCTCTACGGCGTGCCCTCCTCGGTGCTGCCCGGCGGCATCTACTACAGCAAGGACCTGTTCGAGCAGGCCGGCATCACCGCGACGCCGACGACGTTCGACGAACTCGGCGACGCCGTCGACAAGCTCAAGGCCGCCGGCATCGACCCGATCGCGCTCGGGGCCAAGGACGCCTGGCCCGCAGCGCACTGGTTCTACTTCTTCGCGCTCCGCGAGTGCTCGCAGGACGTGTTCGCCGGCCTGACCGACGACCCGAGCTTCACCGACGACTGCTGGCTGCGCGCCGGCGAGGACCTCGCGGACTTCGCGGGCACCGAGCCGTTCAACCAGGGCTTCCTCACCACGACCGCCCAGCAGGGCGCCGGCTCCTCGGCCGGCCTCGTGGCCAACCACAAGGCCGCCATGGAGCTCATGGGCGCCTGGGACCCGGGAGTGATCGCCTCGCTGACGCCCGACGAGAAGCCCCTCGCCGACCTCGGCTGGTTCCCGTTCCCGGCGGTCGACGGCGGTGACGGCGAATCCGGCGCGATGATGGGCGGCGTCGACGGGTTCTCCTGCTACGTCGACGCTCCGAAAGAGTGCGGCGAGTTCCTCGAGTTCGCCTCGCAGAAGCAGTATCAGGAGGGCTACGCGAACGCGTTCGTGACGCTGCCCGCCAACAAGGACGCCCAGAGCGTCGTCACCGACCCGGCCCTCCAGGAGGTGCTCGCCGCAGTCAACGAGGCGCCGTACGTCTCGGTCTGGCTCGACACCCTCCTCGGCCAGAACGTCGGCAACGCGCTCAACGTGGGCGTCGTCGACCTGCTCGCCGGCAAGGGCTCGCCCCAGGGCATCGTCGACGCCGTCGACGAAGCCATCCAGAAGGGCTGA
- a CDS encoding ROK family transcriptional regulator, protein MSDRAGTFDGVHRRNLAKLLGLVHLEGPMSRARLTVETGLNRSTVAALAAELVELGLVEERAPDPTNRVGRPSPVIAADERVVAIAVNPEVDAVTIAAVALDGRVPARERIEVDHVVTPEETAELISATLRRWADGPLAEARIVAIGLAVPGLVRASDGLVRFAPHLGWRDVPIRTLVESATGLSVVVGNDASLGVIAEHLFGAGRGVDDLVYLNGGASGIGGGLVIAGRPVGGAGGYAGEFGQNRPGIGSPDDRRAVGGVLEDEVSRARLLAVAGLEHADEPTLAATLAGSGSPEVAAELGRQRRILATALANAINVLNPTLVVLGGFLATVAESDVEALRDAVRAQAMPAAAETVELRVAALGEDRLLIGAAEAAFGALLDDPLGGAGD, encoded by the coding sequence GTGTCAGATCGCGCGGGAACCTTCGACGGCGTGCACCGCCGCAACCTCGCCAAGCTCCTCGGCCTCGTGCACCTCGAGGGGCCCATGTCGCGCGCCCGGCTCACGGTCGAGACCGGGCTCAACCGCTCGACCGTCGCCGCGCTCGCTGCGGAACTCGTCGAGCTCGGACTCGTCGAGGAGCGCGCACCCGACCCGACCAACCGCGTCGGCCGCCCGTCGCCCGTGATCGCCGCCGACGAACGCGTCGTGGCGATCGCCGTGAACCCCGAGGTCGACGCCGTCACCATCGCCGCCGTCGCCCTCGACGGCCGCGTTCCCGCCCGTGAGCGCATCGAGGTCGACCACGTCGTGACGCCCGAGGAGACGGCCGAGCTCATCTCGGCCACCCTCCGGCGGTGGGCCGACGGACCCCTGGCCGAGGCGCGCATCGTCGCGATCGGCCTCGCGGTGCCCGGTCTCGTGCGCGCCTCCGACGGACTCGTGCGATTCGCGCCGCACCTGGGCTGGCGCGACGTGCCGATCCGCACGCTGGTCGAGTCGGCCACGGGGCTGTCGGTCGTGGTCGGCAACGACGCCTCGCTCGGCGTCATCGCCGAGCACCTCTTCGGAGCGGGCCGCGGTGTCGACGACCTCGTCTACCTGAACGGCGGTGCGAGCGGCATCGGCGGCGGGCTCGTGATCGCCGGCCGGCCCGTCGGCGGCGCGGGCGGCTACGCGGGGGAGTTCGGGCAGAACCGCCCCGGCATCGGTTCGCCCGACGATCGCCGAGCCGTCGGCGGCGTGCTCGAGGACGAGGTGAGCCGGGCGCGCCTGCTCGCCGTCGCAGGCCTCGAACACGCCGACGAGCCGACGCTCGCGGCGACGCTCGCCGGCAGCGGCTCGCCCGAGGTGGCGGCCGAGCTCGGCCGCCAGCGGCGCATCCTCGCCACCGCGCTCGCGAACGCGATCAACGTGCTGAATCCGACGCTCGTCGTGCTCGGCGGATTCCTCGCCACGGTCGCCGAGAGCGACGTCGAGGCCCTCCGTGACGCGGTCCGGGCGCAGGCCATGCCCGCCGCCGCCGAGACCGTCGAGCTGCGCGTCGCGGCGCTCGGCGAGGACCGCCTGCTGATCGGCGCCGCCGAGGCGGCCTTCGGCGCGCTGCTCGACGACCCGCTCGGCGGCGCGGGGGACTGA
- a CDS encoding TetR/AcrR family transcriptional regulator — translation MTPRKSPEPSAHADAASPAKANRGPIAGPENRRAIIAAAREIFAESGLQAPFSAVAKRAGVGQGSLYRHFPDKAALAVAVFDENLDALEASVADPAMTLDDLIDAIIDLAAVSTALIDLIWQHQFEDRVMHLSARLAVIVGTVVARERAAGRVGEHVDDSDVLLSITMLTDLLARADAADRRPMAEQAWAIFRRSFAPAAPG, via the coding sequence GTGACGCCCCGGAAGAGCCCGGAACCGAGCGCGCACGCCGACGCCGCCTCGCCCGCGAAGGCCAACCGCGGTCCGATCGCCGGCCCCGAGAACCGGCGCGCGATCATCGCCGCCGCGCGCGAGATCTTCGCCGAATCCGGCCTGCAGGCGCCGTTCAGCGCCGTCGCCAAGCGGGCGGGCGTCGGCCAGGGCAGCCTCTACCGGCACTTCCCCGACAAGGCGGCGCTCGCCGTCGCGGTCTTCGACGAGAATCTCGACGCCCTCGAGGCATCCGTCGCCGACCCGGCGATGACGCTCGACGACCTCATCGACGCGATCATCGACCTCGCCGCCGTCTCGACCGCGCTCATCGACCTCATCTGGCAGCACCAGTTCGAAGACCGCGTCATGCATCTGAGCGCCCGCCTCGCCGTGATCGTCGGCACCGTCGTCGCGCGCGAACGCGCCGCAGGCCGAGTCGGCGAACACGTCGACGACAGCGACGTGCTGCTCTCGATCACGATGCTCACCGACCTGCTCGCCCGAGCGGATGCCGCGGACCGGCGCCCGATGGCCGAGCAGGCGTGGGCGATCTTCCGCCGGTCGTTCGCGCCGGCCGCACCGGGCTGA
- a CDS encoding FAD-dependent oxidoreductase, whose product MTASWDREVDVLVAGSGAAGMTAAIAAADRGLSTLIVESTDRWGGTTMRSGGGLWMPNNPVMKRRGIADSRAEALTYLESAIGPVDAIGPASSQARREAFIDTIPELVNRLEELGVRWAVAKDYPDYYPDRPGGKIGRGIESKPFDAKKLGDWRKTSRTGDSIPAPMQTDDVWLLMRAWSSFSGFVRGARFVFRTLGGLVTGKNLYGFGGGLMLQLGYIAKQQGTEILLSSPLTELVKDDDGRVIGAVVAAPGGALRIRARHGVILGAGGFAANTAWRQKYHGIPGYTSAAEGDLGTAIQAGVEAGADVALMDDAWWGASVPVPGKQAMFVLNERSDPFSFVVDQSGARYLNESESYIDFGHHLLERNEVSPANPSWLVVEKRHRQRYMFGALLADGKQLFREGVAVKADTLEELGEKMGVDRATFAATVERFNALARGGVDVDFGRGRTAYDRYYSDPRVKPNPNLAALEKGPFTAVQLVPGDLGTKGGLLTDEHARVLDVDGGVIEGLYAAGNTTASVMGRTYPGPGSTIGPAAVFGYLAAAHAAGRVAGVPASTAAAPAEQAAQAGEAESVEVPAG is encoded by the coding sequence ATGACCGCATCTTGGGACCGCGAGGTCGACGTGCTCGTCGCCGGCAGTGGTGCCGCCGGCATGACCGCCGCGATCGCCGCGGCCGATCGCGGGCTGTCGACGCTCATCGTCGAGAGCACCGACCGCTGGGGCGGCACGACCATGCGCAGCGGCGGCGGGCTGTGGATGCCGAACAACCCCGTCATGAAGCGCAGGGGCATCGCCGACTCGCGCGCCGAGGCGCTGACCTACCTCGAGTCCGCCATCGGCCCGGTCGACGCGATCGGGCCCGCGAGCTCGCAGGCCAGGCGGGAGGCGTTCATCGACACGATCCCCGAGCTCGTGAACCGGCTCGAGGAGCTCGGCGTGCGCTGGGCCGTCGCGAAGGACTACCCCGACTACTACCCCGATCGCCCGGGCGGCAAGATCGGCCGCGGCATCGAATCGAAGCCGTTCGACGCCAAGAAGCTCGGTGACTGGCGCAAGACCTCGCGCACGGGCGACTCCATCCCAGCGCCGATGCAGACCGACGACGTCTGGCTGCTCATGCGCGCCTGGTCGTCGTTCTCGGGGTTCGTGCGCGGCGCGCGGTTCGTGTTCCGCACGCTCGGCGGGCTCGTCACGGGCAAGAACCTGTACGGGTTCGGCGGCGGGCTCATGCTCCAGCTCGGGTACATCGCGAAGCAGCAGGGCACCGAGATCCTGCTGAGCTCGCCGCTCACCGAGCTCGTGAAGGACGACGACGGTCGCGTGATCGGCGCGGTCGTGGCGGCGCCGGGCGGAGCGCTGCGCATCCGGGCCCGGCACGGCGTGATCCTCGGCGCCGGCGGATTCGCCGCGAACACCGCCTGGCGGCAGAAGTACCACGGCATCCCCGGCTACACGTCGGCCGCCGAGGGCGACCTCGGCACGGCGATCCAGGCCGGTGTCGAGGCGGGCGCCGACGTCGCGCTCATGGACGACGCGTGGTGGGGCGCCTCCGTACCGGTGCCGGGCAAGCAGGCCATGTTCGTGCTCAACGAGCGGTCCGACCCGTTCAGTTTCGTCGTCGACCAGTCCGGCGCGCGCTACCTGAACGAGTCCGAGAGCTACATCGACTTCGGTCACCACCTGCTCGAGCGCAACGAGGTCTCGCCGGCGAACCCGTCGTGGCTCGTCGTCGAGAAGCGGCACCGCCAGCGCTACATGTTCGGCGCGCTGCTCGCCGACGGCAAGCAGCTCTTCCGCGAGGGTGTGGCCGTCAAGGCCGACACCCTCGAGGAGCTCGGCGAGAAGATGGGCGTCGACCGGGCCACGTTCGCCGCGACGGTCGAGCGATTCAACGCGCTCGCCCGCGGCGGCGTCGACGTCGACTTCGGCCGAGGCCGAACCGCCTACGACCGGTACTACAGCGACCCGCGCGTGAAGCCGAACCCCAACCTCGCCGCGCTCGAGAAGGGGCCGTTCACCGCCGTGCAGCTCGTGCCCGGCGACCTCGGCACCAAGGGCGGCCTGCTGACCGACGAGCACGCGCGCGTGCTCGACGTCGACGGCGGGGTCATCGAGGGCCTCTACGCCGCGGGCAACACCACGGCCTCCGTCATGGGACGAACGTACCCCGGCCCGGGTTCGACGATCGGGCCGGCGGCGGTGTTCGGGTACCTGGCGGCCGCGCACGCGGCGGGGCGGGTGGCCGGGGTTCCGGCGTCGACCGCCGCGGCTCCGGCCGAGCAGGCGGCACAGGCCGGTGAGGCCGAGTCGGTCGAGGTGCCGGCGGGCTGA
- a CDS encoding multidrug effflux MFS transporter: MSSTASIPILRPSDYEVPSHPGDRLSRRQRLVYVLVLGALTALGPFTVDLYLPAFPVLQSELGVSAAAVQLTLTGTMLGFGFGQLIVGPWSDKVGRRLPLILSTVLHIAASVGAAFAPDITWLFVFRLLQGFGAAAGGVVAMAMVRDLFGGKPLVRMLSRLALVNGLAPVLAPVIGSQLLNVMDWRGIFIVLAVYGLVVVLAVAFLIVETLPESRRHVAGHSTLRDRYRALFRDRVYLGAAIVGGMTFTGLFGYLSTSSFLFQELYAFTAQQYGILFAVNSIGIIIGVQTSSRLMRGSVQPQWILAIATIVHLAMAVAIMVLDSSGAGFWGTAIPLWIYILACGFSFPAVQVLALAHHGAEAGTAASLLGALNFGLAGLISPLIGLMGVGSAVPMAIVQIGAAVIAIAALWLLVRPSTVPPLSD, from the coding sequence ATGTCATCAACCGCCTCCATCCCGATCCTCCGACCGTCCGACTACGAGGTGCCGTCGCACCCCGGCGACCGCCTGAGCCGTCGCCAGCGACTGGTGTACGTGCTCGTGCTCGGCGCGCTCACCGCGCTCGGCCCGTTCACCGTCGACCTCTACCTGCCCGCGTTCCCCGTGCTGCAGAGCGAGCTCGGCGTCTCGGCCGCGGCCGTGCAGCTGACCCTCACGGGCACCATGCTCGGCTTCGGGTTCGGCCAGCTCATCGTCGGCCCGTGGAGCGACAAGGTCGGTCGCCGCCTGCCGCTGATCCTCTCGACGGTGCTGCACATCGCGGCCTCCGTGGGTGCGGCGTTCGCGCCCGACATCACGTGGCTGTTCGTCTTCCGCCTGCTGCAGGGCTTCGGCGCAGCGGCCGGCGGCGTCGTGGCGATGGCCATGGTGCGCGACCTCTTCGGAGGCAAGCCGCTCGTGCGCATGCTCTCGCGCCTCGCGCTCGTCAACGGCCTGGCGCCCGTGCTCGCGCCCGTCATCGGCTCGCAGCTCCTCAACGTCATGGACTGGCGCGGCATCTTCATCGTGCTCGCCGTCTACGGACTCGTCGTCGTGCTCGCCGTCGCGTTCCTCATCGTCGAGACCCTGCCCGAGTCGCGCCGCCACGTCGCCGGCCACTCGACCCTGCGCGACCGCTATCGCGCGCTGTTCCGCGACCGCGTGTACCTCGGCGCGGCGATCGTCGGCGGCATGACGTTCACGGGCCTGTTCGGGTACCTGTCGACCTCGTCGTTCCTCTTCCAGGAGCTCTACGCGTTCACCGCGCAGCAGTACGGCATCCTCTTCGCGGTCAACTCGATCGGCATCATCATCGGCGTGCAGACCAGTTCGCGGCTCATGCGCGGATCCGTGCAGCCGCAGTGGATCCTCGCGATCGCCACGATCGTGCACCTCGCCATGGCCGTCGCGATCATGGTGCTCGACTCGTCGGGCGCCGGATTCTGGGGCACCGCGATCCCGCTCTGGATCTACATCCTGGCCTGCGGATTCTCGTTCCCCGCCGTGCAGGTGCTCGCGCTCGCGCACCACGGCGCCGAGGCCGGAACCGCGGCCTCGCTCCTCGGCGCGCTGAACTTCGGCCTCGCCGGGCTCATCTCGCCGCTCATCGGCCTGATGGGCGTCGGCAGCGCCGTGCCCATGGCGATCGTGCAGATCGGCGCGGCGGTGATCGCGATCGCCGCGCTGTGGCTGCTCGTGCGTCCGAGCACGGTGCCGCCGCTCTCGGACTGA
- a CDS encoding phosphatase PAP2 family protein — MTAPDEPTEPAEGAPRTEPSPADTPAAGAQPAGRPDATAAPADDLAPHQRAARVHRMARRVPLIAGGIAVAMGALLGLVIAVRAGGLPLGVDEEWSLELADTRSPAADVFALFMNMLGGGIVGVIVVPVGITIVLLVLRRPWAALYFALASAGSGLVVQVLKELYGRPRPEDMMVTSDFGSFPSGHVANAATIAVALGIIVPRVWVWVAGAIYTVLMAISRTYLGVHWLTDTIGGALVGAGVALLLWAALAVPLERERLARLARISERNAALAQAHVTPPSHPRPRR; from the coding sequence ATGACCGCGCCCGACGAGCCGACCGAGCCCGCCGAGGGCGCCCCCCGCACCGAGCCGTCGCCGGCGGACACGCCGGCGGCCGGGGCGCAACCCGCCGGCCGCCCCGATGCGACCGCGGCCCCGGCCGACGACCTGGCGCCGCATCAGCGCGCGGCGCGCGTGCACCGCATGGCCCGGAGGGTGCCGCTCATCGCGGGCGGCATCGCGGTGGCCATGGGCGCACTGCTCGGCCTCGTGATCGCCGTGCGCGCGGGCGGACTGCCGCTCGGCGTCGACGAGGAGTGGTCGCTCGAGCTCGCCGACACGCGCTCGCCGGCAGCCGACGTCTTCGCGCTGTTCATGAACATGCTGGGCGGGGGCATCGTCGGCGTGATCGTCGTGCCGGTCGGCATCACGATCGTGCTGCTGGTGTTGCGGCGTCCATGGGCGGCGCTGTACTTCGCGCTCGCGTCGGCGGGAAGCGGGCTCGTGGTGCAGGTGCTGAAGGAGCTCTACGGCCGACCGCGCCCCGAGGACATGATGGTCACGAGCGACTTCGGTTCATTCCCGTCGGGGCATGTGGCGAACGCGGCGACGATCGCGGTCGCGCTCGGGATCATCGTGCCCCGGGTCTGGGTGTGGGTGGCCGGCGCCATCTACACCGTGCTCATGGCGATCAGCCGCACGTACCTCGGCGTGCACTGGCTGACCGACACGATCGGCGGCGCGCTCGTCGGAGCGGGCGTCGCGCTGCTGCTCTGGGCCGCGCTGGCGGTGCCGCTCGAGCGTGAGCGGCTCGCTCGACTCGCCCGCATCTCCGAGCGGAACGCCGCGCTCGCACAGGCCCACGTCACACCGCCGTCGCATCCCCGACCCCGTCGCTGA
- a CDS encoding LacI family DNA-binding transcriptional regulator, with amino-acid sequence MAVTLHDVARVAGVSIKTVSNVINAYPHIRPATRERVEAAIAELGYVPNLTARSLKSGRTGAIALAVPELSLSYFAELAAAVIEAAEAAGLVVLVEQTGGDRDRELELLRSPRLQMTDGLIFSALGMSEADVASLRVDFPMVLLGERIFGGPIDHVTMRNVEAARAATEYLIASGRRRIAVVGAHEDEIVGSAALRLQGHREALEAHGIPFDESLIGYTTLWHRSNGARSMTELLDRGVEFDAVFGLNDTLALGAMRVLQASGRRVPEDVAVMGFDDLDEAGYSIPSLTTVDPGQKWIAKTAVATLVERIASGAELGPPRLLLADFRIAERESALARVAV; translated from the coding sequence ATGGCTGTGACGTTGCACGACGTGGCGCGCGTCGCCGGCGTGTCCATCAAGACCGTGTCGAACGTGATCAACGCGTATCCGCACATCCGGCCGGCGACCCGCGAGCGCGTCGAGGCGGCCATCGCCGAGCTCGGCTACGTGCCGAACCTCACCGCGCGCAGCCTGAAGTCCGGCCGAACGGGGGCGATCGCCCTCGCCGTTCCCGAGCTCAGTCTGAGCTACTTCGCCGAACTCGCCGCCGCCGTCATCGAGGCGGCCGAGGCGGCCGGGCTCGTCGTCCTCGTCGAGCAGACCGGCGGCGACCGCGACCGCGAGCTCGAACTGCTCCGCAGCCCCCGCCTCCAGATGACCGACGGCCTGATCTTCAGCGCGTTGGGCATGAGCGAGGCGGATGTCGCGAGCCTCCGCGTCGACTTCCCGATGGTGCTGCTCGGCGAGCGCATCTTCGGCGGCCCGATCGATCACGTGACCATGCGCAACGTCGAGGCGGCGCGTGCGGCGACGGAGTACCTCATCGCCTCTGGGCGTCGCCGCATCGCCGTGGTCGGCGCCCATGAAGACGAGATCGTCGGATCCGCCGCGCTGCGCCTGCAGGGCCACCGCGAGGCGCTCGAGGCGCACGGCATCCCGTTCGACGAGTCGCTCATCGGCTACACGACCCTGTGGCATCGCTCCAACGGCGCGAGGTCGATGACCGAGCTGCTCGACCGGGGCGTCGAGTTCGACGCGGTCTTCGGCCTGAACGACACGCTCGCCCTCGGCGCGATGCGCGTGCTCCAGGCCTCCGGGCGACGCGTGCCCGAGGATGTCGCGGTCATGGGCTTCGACGACCTCGACGAGGCCGGCTACTCGATCCCATCGCTGACCACGGTCGATCCCGGCCAGAAGTGGATCGCCAAGACGGCCGTCGCCACGCTCGTGGAGCGCATCGCCTCGGGCGCCGAACTCGGACCGCCGCGTCTGCTGCTCGCCGACTTCCGCATCGCCGAGCGCGAGTCCGCCCTGGCGCGCGTCGCCGTCTGA
- a CDS encoding ABC transporter substrate-binding protein, with protein MKSKLLAVGGTVAVAAAALTGCSAGESTSATECTNKIVNADATQVSVWAWYPAFEDVVDLFNESHDDVQICWTNAGQGNDEYTKFSTALEAGSGAPDVIMLESEVLSSFSIRDGLVDLTEFGADDVKGDYTEGAWKDVSSGDAVYAIPVDGGPMGMLYRQDILDQYGIAAPTTWDEFAAAAQTLKDAGAPGVLADFPTNGRAYNQALFAQAGSVPFAYDNANPTEIGIDVNDEGSKKVNAYWNDLVEKGLVATDDAFTADYNTKLVDGSYAIYVAAAWGPGYLSGLSDADSDAVWRAAPVPQWDAANPVQINWGGSTFAVTSQAKDKEAAAVVAKEVFGTEEAWKIGIEKAALFPLWKPILESDYFRDLEYPFFGGQQINKDVFLEAAAGYTGFTFSPFQNYAYDQLTEQLYAMTQGEKSSDQALDDLQASLETYAGEQGFTLE; from the coding sequence ATGAAGAGCAAGCTCCTGGCCGTCGGCGGCACGGTCGCCGTCGCGGCCGCAGCCCTCACCGGCTGCAGCGCAGGCGAATCCACCTCCGCCACCGAATGCACCAACAAGATCGTGAACGCCGACGCCACCCAGGTGAGCGTCTGGGCCTGGTACCCGGCGTTCGAAGACGTCGTCGACCTGTTCAACGAGAGCCACGACGATGTCCAGATCTGCTGGACCAACGCCGGGCAGGGCAACGACGAGTACACGAAGTTCTCGACGGCCCTCGAGGCGGGTTCGGGCGCTCCCGACGTCATCATGCTCGAGTCCGAGGTGCTCTCGAGCTTCTCGATCCGCGACGGCCTCGTCGACCTCACCGAGTTCGGCGCCGACGACGTGAAGGGCGACTACACCGAGGGCGCCTGGAAGGACGTCTCGAGCGGCGACGCGGTCTACGCGATCCCGGTCGACGGCGGCCCCATGGGCATGCTCTACCGCCAGGACATCCTCGACCAGTACGGCATCGCCGCCCCCACCACGTGGGACGAGTTCGCCGCGGCCGCGCAGACCCTGAAGGACGCGGGCGCGCCCGGCGTGCTCGCCGACTTCCCGACCAACGGCCGCGCCTACAACCAGGCGCTGTTCGCCCAGGCCGGTTCGGTGCCGTTCGCGTACGACAACGCGAACCCCACCGAGATCGGCATCGACGTCAACGACGAGGGCTCGAAGAAGGTCAACGCCTACTGGAACGACCTCGTCGAGAAGGGCCTCGTCGCGACCGACGACGCCTTCACGGCCGACTACAACACGAAGCTCGTCGACGGCAGCTACGCCATCTACGTCGCCGCGGCCTGGGGTCCCGGGTACCTGAGCGGCCTCTCGGATGCCGACAGCGACGCCGTGTGGCGTGCCGCGCCGGTTCCGCAGTGGGACGCCGCGAACCCCGTGCAGATCAACTGGGGCGGGTCGACGTTCGCCGTGACCAGCCAGGCGAAGGACAAGGAGGCGGCCGCGGTCGTCGCCAAGGAGGTCTTCGGCACCGAGGAGGCGTGGAAGATCGGCATCGAGAAGGCCGCCCTGTTCCCGCTGTGGAAGCCGATCCTCGAGTCCGACTACTTCCGCGACCTCGAGTACCCGTTCTTCGGCGGTCAGCAGATCAACAAGGACGTCTTCCTCGAGGCGGCGGCCGGCTACACCGGCTTCACCTTCAGCCCGTTCCAGAACTACGCGTACGACCAGCTCACCGAGCAGCTCTACGCGATGACGCAGGGCGAGAAGAGTTCCGACCAGGCGCTCGACGACCTGCAGGCCTCCCTCGAGACCTACGCGGGCGAGCAGGGCTTCACCCTGGAGTAA
- a CDS encoding carbohydrate ABC transporter permease, with the protein MTTQTTAGPEPVATRRRTSAPRPRGSRLEQRRQRWGWLFVSPFLAVFALFLVFPLFYAFGMSLFTSTLATGTKFTGLGNYAKAFTDPLFMEGLLRVAAFAIVMIPAQLIVALLAALVLDSLTSWLSKLSRLLIFVPYAIPVVIGALMWSFLYSPKFGPSATLFTAVGLPTPDFLASGTIFGSLVNIVTWQWSGYYMVVIYAALRSIDPSIYEAARIDGANGLQTALRIKLPMISSSMVMVITFALIGTLQFFTEPVVLRNIAQGAIDAAYTPNMYAYSLAFSYSQFNYASAIAFSLGALVFAGSYLFLFLTRKQSGLK; encoded by the coding sequence ATGACCACCCAGACCACCGCCGGGCCGGAGCCCGTCGCGACGAGGCGCCGCACGTCGGCGCCGAGGCCGCGCGGCTCGCGCCTCGAGCAACGCCGCCAACGCTGGGGCTGGCTCTTCGTCTCCCCGTTCCTCGCGGTCTTCGCCCTGTTCCTGGTGTTCCCGCTGTTCTACGCGTTCGGCATGAGCCTGTTCACGTCGACGCTCGCGACGGGGACGAAGTTCACGGGCCTCGGCAACTACGCGAAGGCGTTCACCGACCCGCTCTTCATGGAGGGCCTGCTGCGCGTCGCGGCCTTCGCGATCGTGATGATCCCGGCGCAGCTGATCGTCGCCCTCCTGGCGGCGCTCGTGCTCGACTCGCTGACGTCGTGGCTCTCGAAGCTGTCGCGGCTGCTCATCTTCGTGCCGTACGCGATTCCGGTGGTCATCGGCGCGCTCATGTGGAGCTTCCTCTACAGCCCGAAGTTCGGGCCGAGCGCGACGCTCTTCACCGCCGTCGGCCTGCCGACGCCCGACTTCCTCGCGTCGGGCACGATCTTCGGCAGCCTCGTGAACATCGTCACGTGGCAGTGGTCGGGCTACTACATGGTCGTGATCTACGCGGCGCTGCGCTCGATCGACCCGTCGATCTACGAGGCCGCCCGCATCGACGGCGCCAACGGCCTGCAGACCGCGCTGCGCATCAAGCTGCCGATGATCTCGTCGTCGATGGTCATGGTGATCACGTTCGCCCTCATCGGCACGCTCCAGTTCTTCACCGAACCCGTGGTGCTCCGCAACATCGCCCAGGGTGCGATCGATGCGGCGTACACGCCGAACATGTACGCGTACTCGCTGGCGTTCTCGTACAGCCAGTTCAACTACGCCTCGGCGATCGCGTTCTCGCTCGGTGCGCTCGTGTTCGCGGGCTCGTACCTCTTCCTCTTCCTCACCCGCAAGCAGAGCGGACTCAAGTGA